In one Vicinamibacteria bacterium genomic region, the following are encoded:
- a CDS encoding choice-of-anchor B family protein, whose protein sequence is CFAYNEDTLTIVDVTDKSRPRMVSKQSYPGAGYTHQGWITEDQLFLLLGDELDEVNYGHATRTRVWDIADLDRPLLIGTYEAATPSIDHNLYVRQGFAYQANYRAGLRIFALDGIANGTLRQAAYFDIYPEDDSPEFNGAWSVYPFFPSGVVAVSGIEQGLFLLSPQLP, encoded by the coding sequence CTGTTTCGCTTACAACGAGGATACGCTCACGATTGTCGACGTCACCGACAAGTCCCGCCCCCGCATGGTGTCGAAGCAGAGCTACCCCGGGGCGGGCTATACGCACCAGGGATGGATCACGGAGGATCAGCTGTTTCTACTCCTGGGCGACGAGCTGGACGAGGTGAACTACGGCCATGCCACGAGAACGCGCGTCTGGGATATCGCCGATCTCGACCGTCCCCTCCTCATCGGAACTTACGAGGCGGCGACACCGTCCATCGATCACAACCTGTACGTCCGTCAGGGCTTCGCTTACCAGGCCAATTATCGCGCCGGACTCCGCATCTTTGCTCTCGACGGGATCGCGAACGGGACGCTGCGTCAGGCCGCGTACTTCGATATCTATCCCGAAGACGACTCCCCCGAGTTCAACGGCGCTTGGAGCGTCTATCCCTTCTTCCCGAGCGGCGTCGTCGCCGTGAGCGGGATCGAGCAAGGACTTTTCCTGCTCTCGCCTCAGTTGCCATAG